One Catharus ustulatus isolate bCatUst1 chromosome 2, bCatUst1.pri.v2, whole genome shotgun sequence genomic window carries:
- the TBC1D4 gene encoding TBC1 domain family member 4 isoform X5 has protein sequence MLLVLYFTEASRDELQSRKVKLDYDEVGTCQKDAINIWDKKLLNCRAKIRCDMEDIHSTLKEGVPKSRRGEIWQFLAVQHRVRHRLPNKQQPPDISYKELLKQLTAQQHAILVDLGRTFPTHPYFSTHLGAGQLSLFNLLKAYSLLDKEVGYCQGISFVAGVLLLHMSEEQAFEMLKFLMYDLGFRKQYRPDMMSLQIQMYQLSRLLHDYHRDLYNHLEENEISPSLYAAPWFLTLFASQFSLGFVARVFDIIFLQGTEVIFKVALSLLSSQETSIMGCESFENIVDFLKTTIPDMTKPQMEKIITQVFEMDISKQLHAYEVEYHVLQDELQENVSPCDEGEPLEKLERANNHLKRQNMDLLEKLQVAHAKIQSLEASLETVLTRESKMKTVIQSLEQEKITYQKTLEQIVKYLPAEVLSDCELLLKEVNYNPNNKIWSKP, from the exons ATGCTATTAGttctttattttacagaag CGAGCAGAGATGAGCTCCAATCAAGAAAAGTAAAACTGGATTATGATGAAGTTGGCACATGTCAGAAAGATGCCATAAATATTTGGGATAAGAAGCTACTAAACTGCAGAGCCAAAATCCGATGTGACATGGAAGATATTCATTCCACTTTAAAAGAAG GTGTACCAAAAAGTCGTCGAGGAGAAATTTGGCAGTTTTTGGCTGTGCAACACCGAGTCAGGCACAGGCTGCCAAATAAACAACAGCCTCCAGACATCTCTTACAAAGAACTTCTGAAACAACTGACAGCTCAACAGCACGCCATCCTCGTAGATCTAG GACGGACATTCCCTACACATCCCTACTTTTCCACACACCTGGGAGCAGGACAGCTGTCACTATTTAATCTCTTGAAAGCGTACTCTTTGCTGGACAAAGAAGTGGGTTATTGTCAAGGTATAAGTTTTGTAGCTGGAGTGCTGCTTCTACATATGAGTGAAGAGCAGGcctttgaaatgctgaaattccTCATGTATGATCTTGGCTTCCGTAAGCAGTACAGACCAGACATGATGTCACTACAG ATTCAGATGTATCAACTCTCAAGGCTTCTACATGATTACCACCGAGACCTGTATAATCATCTTGAAGAGAATGAAATCAGTCCCAGTCTTTATGCTGCACCGTGGTTTCTTACACTGTTTGCATCTCAATTTTCATTAGGATTTGTAGCCAGAGTGTTTG acattatttttcttcaaggaACAGAAGTCATATTTAAAGTAGCACTGAGCCTACTTAGCAGTCAAGAGACATCTATAATGGGATGTGAGAGTTTTGAGAACATTGTTGATTTTCTTAAAACCACTATTCCAGATATGACAAAAcctcaaatggaaaaaattattactCAG GTGTTTGAGATGGATATTTCAAAACAGCTCCATGCCTATGAAGTAGAGTACCACGTTCTTCAGGATGAGCTACAGGAAAATGTGAGTCCCTGTGACGAAGGTGAACctctggagaagctggagagggCAAACAATCATCTGAAGAGGCAAAACATGGATTTGTTGGAGAAGTTACAG GTTGCTCATGCTAAAATTCAGAGTCTGGAAGCCAGCCTGGAGACTGTTTTGACACGAGAGAGCAAAATGAAGACTGTAATTCAGTCCCTGGAACAGGAGAAGATAACATATCAAAAGACTCTTGAGCAGATTGTGAAATATTTGCCAGCAGAAGTGTTGTCAGACTGTGAACTGCTCCTGAAGGAAGTAAACTATAAcccaaataataaaatatggaGTAAGCCATAA